ttccctcattaaaatgcaaatcaatttataacatttttgacatgcgtttttctggatttttttgttgttattctgtttctcactgttcaaataaacctaccattaaaattatagactgatcatttctttgtcagtgggcaaacgtacaaaatcagcaggggatcaaatacttttttccctcactgtatggaatagggtgccatttgggacgaggcCTAACTCTTACCAAGCACTATAGCATGAGGTTAGATTTATGACGTGTTGAATTTATATgttaaatatacaggatacgaacattccattccagctaaacaatggatatatagcgtttatCAACAAAAACAATTgtaatacacatctaaaatctatgaataaaAAATCTGATATAAGTAATATTGTACAGACATATAAAGTTATCCATAAGAGAGATAATATGTGTGTACGAAATGAATATACTACAGATGAGGAGCCGCCAATCTGAACATGCAGCTAGAAATACACTACCGTTCCAAAGTTTgggttcacttagaaatgtccttcttttcgaaaaaaaaagctatttttttgtccattaaaataacatcaaattgatcagaaatacagtgtagacattgttaatattgtaaatggctattgtagctggaaacggctgatttattATGGAAtaaatctacataggcgtacagaggcccattatcagcaaccatcagttctgtgctccaatggcacgttgtgtttgctaatccaagtttatcatttgaaaaggctaattgatcattagaaaacccttttgcaattatgttagcacagctgaaaactgttgtgctgattaaagaagcaatcaaactggccttcttgagactagttgagtatctggagcatcagcaattgtgggttcgattacaggctcaaaatggccagaaacaaataactttcttctgaaactcgtcagtctattcttgtcctgagaaatgaaggctattccatgcgagaaattgccaagaaactgaagatctcgtacaacattgtgtactactcccttcacagaccagcgcaaactggctctaaccagaatagaaagaggagtgggaggccccggtgcacaactgagcaagaggacaaagaaaaagccatatctcagactgcccatcttaatattttatttttattggccagtctgagatatggctttttctttgcaactctgcctagaaggtcagcatcccggagtcgcctcttcactgttgacgttgagactgatgttttgcgggtactatttaatgaagctgccagttgaggacctgtgaggtgtctgtttctcaaactagacactaatgtatttgtcctgttgcccagttgtgcaccggggcttcccactcctctttctattctggttagagacagtttgacctgttctgtgaagggagtagtacacagcgttgtacgagatcttcagtttcttggcaatttcccgcatggaatagccttcatttctcagaacaagaatagactgacgagtttcagaagaaagttatttgtttctggccattttgagcctgtaatcgaacccacaattgctgacgctccagatactcaactagtctcaagaaggccagttttattacagttttcagctgtgctaacataattgcaaattggttttctaatgatcaattggtcttttaaaatgataaacttggattagcaaacacaacgtgccattggaacagaggactgatggttgctaataatgggcctctgtaagcctatgtagatattccattaaaaatcacctgtttccagctacaatatctatttacaacattaacaatgtctacactgtatttctgatcaattggtTGTTATTTTaaaggacaaaaaaattgcttttctttagaaaacaaggacatttctaagtgacgccaaacttttgaacggtagtgtatatgcaaCTCCTTTTTAGTACAGAAAAAATATGAGTGACTTCATGATACTACTCTGTTTGTACATGTCCTCTATGAGTTCATCCCTGCCCTTCACCCTGGTCGTGTCAATAGGCTGGAGAAAGCAGCAGAAAAGACAGACATGAGGGGAGCAAGAAGGAGGAGGCAGGACCTGGACGGTGGGCGTGTGCTTTTAGAGACTCCTGGTTAATCTCTTCCTGGTTGGACGGGCTCAGGGCATCAGCGTTGGCAGCTGGTTGGTTACGACTGGAGCACATGTCATACAGGTTTCCAGAAAACTGCATCTTCTTGGACTCCTGTCGCAGAGACTCCCAGACAGCAGAAGCCTCATCTGGACACCAGGCCATCGCCACGTTTGCACAGTCATGAAACTCATCCCAGGACCTGTAGGGGGTGGAACAGAGATGGTcacatgcagtgcattcggaaagtattcagaccccttgactttttccacattttgttacgttacagccttattctaaaatatattaaataaacAATCCCCCGCacccaaaaaaaaacaacaacaacaacatcaataccttatttacatatacATATTCAGactatttgctatgagactctaaattgagctcaggtgcatcctgtttccattcatcatccttgagatgtttctacatcttgattgagtccacttgtggtaaattcaattgattggacatgatttggaaaggcacacacctgtctatacaaggtcccacagttgacagtgcatgtcagagcaaaaaacaagccatgaggtcgaaggaattgtccgtagagctccgagacaggattgtgtcgagggacagatctggggaagggcaccaaaaaatgtctgcaacattgaaggtctccaagaacacagtggtctccatcattcttaaaaggaagaagtttggaaccatcaagactcttcctagagctggccgcccggccaaactgagcaacgggggagaagggccttgttcagggaggtgaccaaaaattgtcactctgacagagctccagagttcctctgtggagatgggagaaccttccagaaggacaaccataaccatctctgcagcactccatcaatcaggcctttatggtagagtggccagacggaagccactcctcagtaaaaggcacatgacagcccgcttggagtttgccaaaatgcacctaaagacttgcagaccatgagaaacaagattatctggtctgatgaaaccaagattgaactctttggcctgaatgccaagtgtcacgtctggaggaaacatggcaccatccctacggtgaagcatggtggtggcagcatcatgctgtggggatgtttttcagcggtagggactgggagactagtcaggatcgagggaaagatgaacggagcaaagtacagagagatccttgatgaaaacatgctccagagcgctcaggacctcagataggggtgaaggttcaccttccaacaggacaacgaccctaagcacacagccaagacaacacaggagtggcttcgggacaagtctcaatgtccttgagtggcccagccagagaccggacttgaacccgatttaacatctctggagacacctgaaaatagctgtgcagcgacgctccccatccaacctgatagagcttgagaggatctgcagagaagaatgggagaaactccccaaatacaggtgtgccaagcttgtagcgtcatacccaagaagactcaaggctgaaatcgctgccaaaggtgcttcaacaaagtactgagtaaagggtctgaataattacgtaaatgttatatttcagttttaatattttaataaatttgctataatttctaaaaacctgtttttgctttgacattatggggtattgtgtgtagattgatgaggggggtgaaaactatttaatccattttagaataaggctgtaacaaaacaaaatgtggaaaaagtcaaggggtctgaatacattccgaatgcactgtagctctgGAGTTACATATGTCCATATCTTTCTATAATAGCCATGTTGTTCAAGACACTATCCATTATTAATCTGTGTGTAAAATATCCCCCATGAAACCATGGTTTTAGTTATGTTGTTGCTATGGCAAGGACTATGTGTAAGTCTGTAAGGAGGAGATTAGGCAGAAGCAGATTGGTCCAACACAACATCTTCCCGTAACACCACTCATAAACACCTTAGATTCACATTCCCTGGTTACAAGTTCAGAAAGGCTAAACTTGCACTGTATTTGGATATGGGCCCATAGTCTAAACTCAACCCTTAAACATCACATCTGTTGGGGGCTTAGGGGCATATGTTTACCGCACACACAGGAGACCTTGAGGGGAATGGGTGAAACAAAGAGGAAGCAAAATGCAGCCTTGCAAAGTCCCAGAGTCACATGTGCAGTGGAAAACAGCAGAGTAACAGCAGGTGAAGGGCAGCTTGTTTGCAATATCTGCCCGCAGTCTCTTTTCTGAATAAAATAATAAAGGATTGCTGAGGTGTTAGATTAAACACTTGTGAAGCATACACTGCATACTAATGCATAAACAAACCAAGATCACGGCCCGGGAAACAAGGACATTACCTGTTCTACTAACGACAGATTTTCCTTCATTTTTATTCTATACTCACGGTAAACTCTCCTATCATTCCATAGAGAATACTGACAGTGGTGCAGCCTTGGCCTAGATGCAAATCTGAGACTTTTATCCAGGAGAGAAAATACTGCCTTTCTACTTGTCCCTAATAGATTTGACCACATTCCtaggaagagtgtgtgtgtgtgtgtatgtgtgtgtatatgcgtgcgTGCAATCGTGCGCGCGTGCAGACGTATGTATACACACATATGTAAGAGTACGCTTACTGAATGGCAGGGTTAGTACCTTAATTGGTACCTTAAGGAATATGACCAAAATAATAACATAATTGTAATGACCACTATATCCCTGAAGATACCAAGTGTGTCTCCAGCTCCGCAATACTGAACAGCAACTCCCGACAGGACCTTCCTACATTGATGCAACAATGTGTCTGGGAATGGGTTGATCTTGATGGGGTGATGCATGGAGAGGCATCTTCCAGGGGGGTCATACCCTAGCTCAACACCAACAATTTAAAATATCATTCCAATCCCGATTAAAAGACAAATTCAGTTTAGCAATATAAGGGGCTGACTTtgggaccatgcggacgcctggGAGTGGGAGGGAAGGCTGtttatatggctggctggctttaCGGAGAGCTCATCGACATGCAGAGGTAAAGATGGCTGTACTTTGGctaggtaactgctgtttgacttgaTATGAAACTAAACTAGAGTGTAACCCCGGTGCTGAACTAGAGCATAGCAGCTAATATGTTTGTAGAATGTTAAGTCCCCTATTGACTGAGGTCAATGAAGCTACAGCAACAAGTTGATAATGTCTGGAGTCAATTTTGCttatttttgctgttctccaaattgcattttagagtttttaaatGAGCTTCAATTTTATAAAAATTCCTTGACATAATATTAAGATTGATTACAGACGCATGTAAAAATAGAATGGAAGGCGGAGATGGATAAAGAGAGACCCTCAATCTTTAATTAGGCACTCCAATATGCCTCCAGCAAATGGGAAGTGCTGTCAGGATGTTAGAGAGAGCTAGGGCATAAACacggggaagaaagagagagagacggagagaatgAAATAGAGGTAAAGATCTGGTGAAGCCCATCGTTCAATGGTAATGAAATTATGGGTCACAGTGTTCTATCAATTTACACATGTTGGAGTGTGTGTTTAAAAATAACATATAGATGAGGGGATTTGTATATACTGTACGTTCATAATAAATGTTCTTGGTTCACCTGTCAGTGACTGTAGggctatagtgtgtgtgtgtgtgtgtgtgtgggtggggtgggtggggggatgCTTACTTGCAGATGGTGTGTATCTCCTGTGTGTCCTCATCTTTCTGGGCACTGTCAGTCAGGCTGTCTCCCAGAGCCATCAGACACTGAGCGAAGCCCTTATAGATGGAGTGACACCTCCTGGTGGAGGCAGCAGAGCTGGGACAGGGGCCGACGACTGgatggagacacagagacagagacatagagtaTACCATCAGCACTCTCTCTATCCCTGGCTCACAATGGGGAGAAATGAGCATCAGGAGAGTTCAATACTGCCAAGCAGAGGACTTCTGAGTGGTTTTTGAAAATGTGTTTGGTTACTTAAACAAGCGGCAACAAAGCTCTCAGTCTTATAGAAGGCTTGACAAACCATGGATCCTCTATAGCTGGATCCTCcatatgtacactacatgaccaaaagtatgtggacacctgctctttgaacatctcattccaaaatcatggtcattaatatggagttggtccccccgttgctgctataacagcctccactcttctgggaaggctttccactagatgttggaacatggctgcggggacttgcttccattcagccacaagagcattagtgaggtcgggcactgattttcggcgattaggtctggctcgcagtcggcattccaattcatcccaaaggtgttcgatggggttaaggtcagggctctgtgcaggccagtcaaattcttccacaccgatctcgacaaacgaTTTCTttacggacctcgctttgtgcacgggggcactgatatactgaaacaggaaagggccttcccaaaaactgttgccacaaaattggaagcacagaatggtctaaaatgtaattgtatgctgtagcattaagatttcccttcactggaactaaggggcctagcccgaaccagccccagaccattattcctcctccaccaaactttacagttggcactatgcattggggcaggtagcgttctcctggcatctgccaaacccagattcctctgtcggactgccagatggtgaagcgtgattcctcactccagagaaggcgtttccactgctccagagtccaatggcggctagctttaccccactccagctgacgcttggcattgcgcatggtgattttaggcttgtgtgcggctgcttggccatggaaactcCTTTCATtaagctcctgacaaacagttattgtgctgatgttgcttccagaggcagtttggaactcggtagtgagagtTGCAACTGAGGATAGaggatttttacgcgctacacacttcagcactcggcagacccgttctgtgagcttgtagcctaacacttcgcggctgagccgttgttgctcctagacgtctCCACTTCACAATattagcacttacagttgaccggggcagctctagcagggcagacatttgacgaactgacttgttggaaaggtggcatcctataatggtgccacattgaaagtcagtgagctcttcagtaaggccattctactgccaatgtttgtctgtggagattgtgtggctgtgtgctcgattttatacacctgttagcaacgggtgtggctgaaatagccaaatccactaatttgaaggggtgaccacatacttttgtatattttGTGTATCTATAGCTGTACATCTTCAGCTTTCCTGACATTGAGAGACACGGTTATGTTCCTTTGTCAGGCTATTTCAGATAGAGTACCTATGTCCTTGAAATCAGCATGGTTTTACACAATCCAAACTAATTGAATCTGAACAGCATGATGCACTGTGCCAACAACCAACCTTCAAACCTATTGATTTCGGGCAATGTTTGGCAGTGGGGGTCTAAGGATTATTGGTTTCACTCATCCCCATCAGAATTTAATGacctagagagagcagagagagatagacaaacGAGTGAATAGAGCCAAGAGAGATAGCGACAGTATAAGGAACTAGAGGGAAGAGAAGTGAAGAGGAAATTAACAGATGCGCCATCTATTGAGGAAGTAAAAAAAGAATGTATATGCTGGTCTATGTTGGTCGAAAAAGACCACGGTTGTCCAGCCCAGTTGTTCCACATATAAGCACATGTTGCTGCATTGTGTGTTGCTACTTTCCCCAATAGAAATGTGTCTTAATTGAACTACAGCAATATGCTAAGTCCCAGCGCCATGCACACCACGCCATGCCCCATCCCATGTCCCATCCTGGTCTGGTTCAATAAGCATCCTGTACAGGGCAGCAGATAGGCTGCTTTTGAGCCTCAATGTAAATATTTGATAGCTTGACAGAGCCTGGAGGAATCCATAGAGCGTTCCTATAAAAAAGCAGGCAGACTCAAGTCAGACAGACATGACTGATGAAGAAACTACAGACCTAACTGATGTAGTTGTTTCAGCCTTAAAGAACATTCAATTCATTTTCTATCTCTTCTGGTGTATTTTCATCACACTGGTTTTGCATTGATAATTTACCAAACTCCCCCCTCTCCATCAACAAAGATTGATGAAGACGTGCACATCTAGCTTCACATTCATTGAAGGTTAGGAATCTTGTGATTTTCTGTGCAGATCTTTTCTTTCAAGAGTATTGGCGtcatgagaaaaaatatataattaaagTGCAGATATCGATATCAAAAGGCTAGAGGGAAAAGTTTATATAAGTTCTATATGTCAGGCATCACAGCCATACTGTCTCTAGCACTACATACATTATAGACAACTGGATgccaaaggcactgtataatgtTGTTTTCCTGTCATTACAGCAATGTTCCAGGGGGCTTGTTACTGGAGTTTATTTGAGTCATGGTGATACTGCACATCAGAACTACCACAGTGGAGTCTTTGCTTCACTGTATTGACCTCCCTCTTCCACTTGAAGCCTCAGTAATGAACTGGCCTGTAAGCCAgggtaaatacagtgccttgcaaaagtattcatcccccttggcgtttttcctattttgttgcattacaacctgtaatttaaatggatttttatttggatttcatgtaatggatatacacaaaatagtccaaattggtgaagagaaattaaaaaaataactaacggaaaagtggtgtgtgcatatgtattcacccctttgctatgaagcccctaaataagatctggtgcaaccaattaccttcagaagtcacataattagttaaataaagtccacctgtgtgcaatctaagtgtcacatgatctgtcacatgatctcagtatatacgcatgttctgaaaggccccagaatctgcaacaccactaagcaaggggcaccaccaagcaagcggcaccatgaagaccaaggagctctccaaagttcagggacaaagttgtggagaagtacaaatcagggttgggttataaaaaaatatccgaaactttgaacatcccacggagcaacattaaatccattattaaaaaatggaaagaatatggcaccacaacaaacctgccaagagagggccgctcaccaaaacgcacagaccaggcaaggagggcattaatcagagaggcaacaaagagaccaaagataaccctgaaggaactgcaaagctccacagcggagattggagtgtctgtccataggaccactttaagccgtacactccacagagctgggctttacggaagagtggccaggaaaaagccattgcttaaagaaaaaaacaagcaaacacatttggtgttcgccaaaaggcatgtgggagacaaacatatggaagaaggtactctggtcagatgagactaaaattgagctttttggccatcaaggaaaacgctacgtctggcgtaaacccaacacctctcatcaccccgagaacaccatccccacagtgaagcatggtggttgcagcatcatgctgtggggatgtttttcatcggcagggactgggaaactggtcagaattgaaggaatgatggatggcgctaaatacagtgaaattcttgagggaaacctgtttcagtcttccagagatttgagactgggacggaggttcacctttcagcaggacaatgcccctaagcatattgctaaagcaacactcgattggtttaagtggaaacatttgaatgtcttggaatggcatagtcaaagcccagacctcaatccaattgagaatctgtggagtgacttaaagattgctgtacaccagcagaacccatccaacttgaaggagctggagcagttttgccttgaagaatgggcaaaaatcccagtggctagatgtgccaagcttatagagacataccccaagagacttgcagctgtaattgctgcaaaagggggctctacaaagtattgactttgggggtgtgaatagttatgcacgctcaagttttctgtttttttttgtcttatttcttgtttgtttcaaagtggtaggcatgttgtgtaagtgaaattatacaaaccccccaaaatcaattttaattccaggttataaggcaacaaaataggaaaaatgccaaggggagtgaatactttcgcaagccactgtagctgcaTGCTATGAGTGGAGCACAGAGATCAAGGGGAGCAGTTGGAAGGATTCAGCAAAAGACAAGACTCACCAGTCAGAGCTGCTTAAAACACTGCTACTTATTCTTATTACTGCTCCTGATAATCTTCACATAATTGCTGGTCAGGGTGGAAAACAGAACAAGTCATTACCCAAATGAGAGAGCTTATGGTCCCGGGGGAGTTTGTAAGACTTTCTGGAAACCCAATATCTAtaatctgtcctgctgtataattAAGTAAAAATGAAAACAGAACAGCATGAGTTGAACTATACTGTACCAACATAATGTTTTGTATATGTTGTCTAAAATGTGCTCCCTTAAAACATCAATGTAGCTGATAACTATGAGTTTGGAGGAAATACACACATGAAAAACTGAATAATGTTGTATTTATAAAGTTCCATTCTGCATCACTCCATATATGATTAACCTCTTGAAGCATAAAAACAGTATGAAGTATAAGAATAGACAAGAGAAAAATAAACAGTCCCCTGTAATAAGTGGGTCTAGACGACCCACCCGGCAGACTGACGGGCTGAGTCTTTCTCGGCacatgcatggccaggcatgactccaacaccatcataaagtttgccgacgacacaacagtggtaggcctgatcaccgacaacgatgagacagcctatagggaggaggtcagagacctagccgtgtggtgccaggacaacaacctctccctcaacgtgaccaagacaaaggagatgattgtggactacaggaaaaaaaagaggactgagcacgcccccccattctcatcgacggggctgtagtggaacaggttgagagcttcaagttccttggtgtccacatcaccaatgaactatcatggtccaaacacaccaagacagtcgtgaagagggcacgacaaagcctattccccctcaggagactgaaaagatttggcatgggtcctcagatcctcaaaaaattctacagctgcaccatcgagagcatcctgactggttgcatcaccgcctggtatggcaactgcttggcctccgaccgcaaggcactacagagggtagtgcgtatggcccagtacatcactggggccaagcttcctgccatccaggacctctataccaggcggtgtcagaggaaggccctcaaaattgtcaaagactccagccaccctagtcatagactgttctctctgctaccgcgaacgcaagcggtaccggagtgccaagtctaggtccaaaagacttctcaacagcttctacccccaagccataagactcctaaacagctaatcatggctatccagactatttgcactgccccccctccccatctttttacgctgctgctactctgttaattatttatgcatagtcactttaactctacccacatgtacatattacttcaactagccggtgcccccgcacattgactctgcaccggtaccccctgtatatatagccctccctactgttattttattttacttctgctctttttttctcaacacttttttgttgttttattctacttttttatttaaaataaatgcactgttggttaagggctgtaagtaagcatttcactgtaatgtctgcacctgttgtattcggcgcatgtggccaataaaatttgatttgatttgatttgatatctctATTCATGAATATGCAGCTGTTGCCAGGCATAGTGCTGAACTAGCAGAATTGGTGCTGATGTCTGTTGCACAAGTGCTGCAGACTCCCAATAGGGAGCACATCAAAATAAATGAGAGCCATTCTTTCTCATGTGTCAATTTCTGAACGATGCACACCCTTCTGATAAATCCATACACAAACGGTTGTGACACCTCTAAAAATAAAACAGGACTTAGAGTTCAGAGGACCATTTAGGTGTACATTATGATTTCATTTCACTTTACTTCATACAGCTGGTTGTTTACTGTGTTCATGTAGAAAGTGGGGAAATGCCTTAAAAAAAACACTCAAAATCTCAGTGGCCTCTTCTTCGATGCAGGTAACCTGTTGTTTATATTAGCTTACCATTAAAATTCTTATCTCCAGGTTTTTAATCAAACTACCTTGTGTATTCCCTCATATATTGTATGAAATCGTTTTTAAAAAATACTCTCCACAGACTTTCTTTTTCATCTGGTAGGGCTCTTGCTCTGCCAGTGACATTGTATACTGGAGAATCAGTGGAGTAACCCTTTACAATAAGTTGTTCTTA
The sequence above is a segment of the Coregonus clupeaformis isolate EN_2021a chromosome 19, ASM2061545v1, whole genome shotgun sequence genome. Coding sequences within it:
- the nrn1la gene encoding neuritin 1-like a, whose translation is MVSLVNYACLFLPVALQLIVGPCPSSAASTRRCHSIYKGFAQCLMALGDSLTDSAQKDEDTQEIHTICKSWDEFHDCANVAMAWCPDEASAVWESLRQESKKMQFSGNLYDMCSSRNQPAANADALSPSNQEEINQESLKAHAHRPGPASSFLLPSCLSFLLLSPAY